One segment of Leptospirillum ferrooxidans C2-3 DNA contains the following:
- a CDS encoding phosphatase PAP2 family protein, with amino-acid sequence MEIFSDLLHFDHQLFLLINGAFPRDWLDPVMTAVTDMGNGAYQFPIGLLILILVSRQHLKRDVPLWASTALLSLLVGELLKKQIARPRPLAYFHDKIVDHQVTVHVVGPHLMANSFPSGHTFSAFSAATLFSGLYPRFSVLLYGLAFLTGISRIYVGAHFPGDVLFGAIIGSLSSWVVLRYLRPKIEQFQSSTIETGKEA; translated from the coding sequence ATGGAAATTTTTTCTGATTTGCTTCATTTCGATCACCAGCTTTTTTTACTGATAAATGGAGCTTTTCCCCGGGATTGGCTGGATCCCGTGATGACAGCTGTGACGGATATGGGGAATGGTGCTTACCAATTTCCCATCGGCCTCCTGATTCTTATTCTAGTCTCAAGGCAACATTTGAAACGAGATGTTCCTTTATGGGCTTCAACCGCCCTGCTGAGTCTTTTAGTCGGAGAACTTCTGAAAAAACAGATTGCAAGGCCCCGTCCTCTTGCCTATTTCCATGACAAGATTGTCGACCATCAAGTCACGGTTCACGTCGTCGGACCTCACCTCATGGCCAACTCATTTCCGTCTGGACATACTTTCAGTGCGTTTTCTGCAGCAACTCTTTTTTCAGGGCTTTATCCGAGATTTTCCGTTCTTCTGTATGGGTTGGCATTTTTGACAGGAATTTCAAGGATTTATGTTGGTGCTCATTTCCCGGGAGATGTTCTCTTTGGAGCCATTATCGGGTCTCTCTCTTCCTGGGTTGTGCTCAGATATCTTCGGCCTAAGATTGAACAATTCCAGTCCAGTACGATTGAAACGGGAAAAGAAGCGTAA
- a CDS encoding sigma-54-dependent transcriptional regulator, with amino-acid sequence MSRPKLLVVDDHSNTRAWLKSFLGHVGYDVLEAGTAEKAISILRQEGASELGAVLLDLKLPDGSGIDLIRPIRDLRPSIAIIIMTAHASVSTAVDAIQKGAFHYIEKPINEDILLETLRRVLPSGGSHLDSRRSESAPPVLLGESPLMLEIRQKINLSASHPVPVLITGESGTGKEVIARMIHDLSPSAREPFVPVNTGAIPKELVSAELFGYERGAFTGAQERKIGWCEVAGRGTLFLDEIGTMEPATQVALLRVIESRSFHRVGGTAEIPFMARIIGATNEALPELIREGRFREDLFYRLNVFEIHVPSLRERSEDIPQLAIHFIEESWSGDEIPAMTFDPEASRLLKVYPWPGNVRELRNAMVSLVIQNATSLSGVKAVTITPPMLPDKIRFSSGNTSADFTDHDGKTHGKSLREGEKSLIRKALIETRGNKSRASEILGISRKALYAKIREYGLGDQ; translated from the coding sequence ATGAGTCGTCCCAAACTTTTGGTTGTTGACGATCATTCCAATACCAGGGCGTGGCTCAAAAGCTTCCTCGGTCATGTCGGCTATGATGTGCTGGAAGCCGGAACGGCTGAGAAGGCGATTTCCATCCTCAGGCAGGAGGGTGCAAGTGAGCTGGGTGCAGTTCTTCTGGACCTGAAACTTCCCGATGGTTCAGGGATAGATCTGATTCGTCCCATCAGAGATCTTCGTCCCTCTATCGCGATTATTATCATGACCGCCCATGCTTCAGTGTCGACAGCGGTTGATGCCATTCAAAAGGGTGCCTTTCACTATATTGAAAAACCGATAAATGAAGACATTCTTCTTGAGACGTTAAGGCGAGTTCTCCCTTCTGGTGGCTCACATCTTGATTCCCGACGTTCGGAATCGGCTCCCCCGGTTCTCTTGGGAGAATCTCCCCTCATGCTTGAGATCAGACAGAAAATCAATCTCAGCGCAAGCCATCCCGTACCTGTTTTGATCACAGGCGAGTCTGGGACGGGAAAAGAGGTTATCGCCAGAATGATTCATGATCTTTCTCCAAGCGCTAGGGAACCTTTTGTACCGGTCAATACGGGAGCAATTCCAAAGGAACTCGTGAGTGCTGAGCTCTTTGGCTATGAGCGGGGGGCTTTTACGGGTGCCCAAGAGCGAAAGATAGGCTGGTGTGAAGTTGCCGGTAGAGGAACCTTATTCCTCGATGAGATCGGGACCATGGAACCTGCTACACAGGTAGCCCTTCTTCGGGTCATTGAAAGCAGATCCTTTCATCGTGTTGGAGGAACAGCTGAAATTCCATTTATGGCCAGAATCATAGGAGCCACAAATGAAGCTCTTCCTGAGCTGATTAGGGAAGGTCGCTTCAGGGAAGATCTTTTTTACAGACTCAATGTTTTTGAGATACATGTGCCTTCATTAAGGGAGCGAAGCGAGGATATTCCACAGCTGGCAATCCACTTTATTGAGGAATCATGGTCAGGTGATGAAATTCCAGCCATGACCTTTGACCCGGAGGCTTCCCGGCTATTAAAGGTTTACCCTTGGCCGGGAAATGTCAGGGAGCTGAGAAATGCCATGGTTTCACTGGTGATTCAAAATGCGACGAGCCTTTCTGGAGTGAAGGCAGTTACGATAACTCCTCCGATGCTTCCTGATAAGATCAGGTTTTCATCAGGAAACACCTCTGCTGATTTCACTGATCATGATGGGAAAACTCATGGAAAATCCCTTAGAGAGGGAGAGAAGAGTCTCATTAGAAAAGCACTGATCGAGACAAGGGGGAACAAGTCCCGTGCATCAGAGATTTTGGGAATCAGCCGGAAAGCTCTTTATGCAAAAATTCGGGAATATGGGCTGGGGGATCAATAG
- a CDS encoding sulfite exporter TauE/SafE family protein, whose amino-acid sequence MSHFSGNIEILILLLGGTISGMISGLLGIGGAIVLIPFLLFILPIAQGPHLTPFVATQISLFQVALSGIVGFLSHRINADLPTKKILLWGGSSLIGGGLGGVISHGLRGKTILMIYAFEVAIAVGLLLFGEKIHSLKGEKHAKPVKEMVIMSSIGLVSGILGIGGGFLYYPVITGILGYASSVAVGCGLALMVPMAIAGSITKTITAGSIPIEGIPVIFGAILGAFLGAKLHYRLTKQAVKLGQLILLIATLIRILWALY is encoded by the coding sequence ATGAGTCATTTTAGCGGAAATATTGAAATTCTCATTCTATTACTTGGTGGAACCATTTCAGGAATGATCTCGGGGTTGTTGGGTATTGGAGGCGCAATCGTCCTGATCCCATTTCTCCTCTTCATTCTTCCAATCGCCCAAGGTCCCCATCTCACGCCTTTTGTTGCAACACAGATCTCGTTATTCCAGGTCGCCCTTTCGGGAATTGTCGGATTTCTCTCTCATCGGATCAATGCCGATCTTCCAACAAAAAAGATCCTCCTTTGGGGGGGATCATCTCTCATTGGAGGTGGACTTGGAGGAGTGATTTCCCATGGTCTGAGGGGGAAAACAATCTTGATGATTTACGCTTTTGAAGTTGCCATCGCAGTTGGATTACTTCTCTTTGGCGAAAAGATCCATTCACTGAAAGGTGAAAAACACGCCAAGCCAGTTAAAGAGATGGTGATCATGTCATCGATTGGACTGGTCAGTGGAATACTGGGCATCGGAGGTGGATTCCTTTACTATCCAGTCATAACAGGCATATTGGGGTACGCATCAAGCGTCGCGGTCGGATGCGGATTAGCGCTGATGGTCCCCATGGCCATTGCTGGCTCCATTACAAAAACGATCACGGCAGGATCGATTCCTATAGAAGGGATTCCCGTGATTTTTGGTGCAATACTGGGAGCATTTCTGGGAGCAAAGCTTCACTACCGACTTACGAAACAAGCTGTCAAGCTGGGACAGCTCATTCTGCTTATAGCAACCTTGATACGAATCTTATGGGCACTATACTGA
- a CDS encoding DUF6840 family protein, which produces MSHIYELYSRDRTHPVRIYLLHDELFTEEEFFDLILESFDRSSQDEWHLQVLEVVRYLVSKKGFREAGGLIEVGFPGDAGKNLVKSRILSYLGKDRSD; this is translated from the coding sequence ATGAGTCATATTTATGAACTTTATTCCCGGGACAGGACCCATCCTGTTCGTATCTATCTCTTGCATGATGAGCTATTTACAGAGGAAGAATTCTTTGACCTGATCCTAGAGTCCTTTGATCGATCCAGCCAGGATGAATGGCATCTTCAGGTTCTTGAAGTTGTGAGGTATCTTGTTTCTAAAAAAGGGTTTCGTGAAGCGGGTGGGCTGATTGAGGTCGGATTTCCCGGAGATGCCGGAAAAAATTTGGTTAAGTCCAGGATTCTGAGTTATTTGGGAAAGGACCGGAGCGACTAG